The Aquipuribacter sp. SD81 genome has a segment encoding these proteins:
- a CDS encoding EboA domain-containing protein — protein sequence MSAWGVADWDAGPARWADALQSRLAPEARQRWQGVRDRAAAGTPLDVVLPGVSRAVGRERLDPDDDGAFAGGVDDLARALLLTEGPVPAQDVATLRSLYDVGDAAERRAVLRALPHVAARAAAGGDRDPAATVLVEDALRANDTRLVAAAVGAADLLDADGFRQAVLKCLFVEVPLECVQGLARRADGPLAAMTARFVAERVAAGRAVPDDVVLVLPPSSAAVAEARLDDPAHDAHDDRRAAAAAARRLLGVPGRPAPHAPAEET from the coding sequence GTGAGCGCGTGGGGCGTCGCGGACTGGGACGCCGGGCCCGCCCGCTGGGCGGACGCGCTCCAGTCGCGGCTCGCGCCGGAGGCCCGGCAGCGCTGGCAGGGCGTCCGCGACCGGGCCGCGGCGGGCACCCCGCTCGACGTGGTGCTGCCGGGCGTCTCGCGCGCCGTAGGGCGCGAGCGGCTCGACCCCGACGACGACGGCGCCTTCGCGGGCGGCGTCGACGACCTCGCCCGGGCGCTGCTGCTCACCGAGGGCCCCGTCCCCGCGCAGGACGTCGCCACGCTGCGCTCGCTGTACGACGTCGGGGACGCCGCGGAGCGCCGGGCCGTGCTGCGCGCGCTGCCGCACGTGGCGGCCCGGGCGGCGGCGGGCGGCGACCGCGACCCCGCCGCGACCGTCCTCGTCGAGGACGCCCTGCGCGCCAACGACACCCGGCTCGTGGCCGCCGCGGTCGGCGCCGCCGACCTGCTCGACGCGGACGGCTTCCGGCAGGCGGTCCTCAAGTGCCTGTTCGTCGAGGTGCCGCTGGAGTGCGTGCAGGGCCTCGCGCGCCGCGCCGACGGACCGCTCGCCGCCATGACGGCCCGCTTCGTCGCCGAGCGCGTCGCGGCCGGGCGCGCGGTGCCCGACGACGTCGTCCTGGTCCTGCCGCCCAGCAGCGCCGCCGTCGCCGAGGCCCGGCTCGACGACCCGGCCCACGACGCCCACGACGACCGGCGCGCGGCGGCCGCCGCGGCCCGACGCCTGCTGGGGGTGCCCGGGCGGCCCGCCCCGCACGCCCCCGCCGAGGAGACCTGA